From the Cryptomeria japonica chromosome 2, Sugi_1.0, whole genome shotgun sequence genome, one window contains:
- the LOC131078725 gene encoding serine/threonine-protein kinase OXI1: protein MHFHRFYAAEIVIALEQLHSQGIVHRDLKPENILIQASGHIMLIDFDLSTRISPKNLNTQKLQRSKPSHLASMLYCCMKLPSNSSQQGATDSYSMPKERASRLRSKSFVGTEEYAAPEMLKRTGHEFAVDWWALGILLYELLYGKTPFKGATRQETFYNIITNRPRLRGTWSPLKDIIVRLLMKKPCERLGSLNGAQDIKEHPFFKSLSWDTIHFVSRPPFVPLSHHSLHEHFINNVNISIDIEGTGKSDNIIPDLRNAMEKNGHNWVEGLSEPEEMQDFSVF from the coding sequence ATGCACTTTCATAGGTTTTATGCAGCAGAGATTGTGATTGCGTTGGAGCAACTACACAGCCAGGGCATAGTCCACAGGGATCTGAAGCCTGAAAACATCCTCATACAAGCCAGTGGACACATAATGCTTATAGACTTCGATCTATCCACCAGGATTTCACCCAAGAATCTCAATACACAAAAGTTGCAGAGATCCAAGCCCTCACACCTAGCTTCTATGCTATACTGCTGCATGAAGTTACCATCAAATTCAAGCCAGCAAGGTGCTACAGATTCATATTCAATGCCCAAAGAAAGAGCATCCAGATTGAGATCCAAATCTTTTGTGGGCACAGAAGAATATGCAGCTCCAGAGATGTTGAAGCGCACTGGTCATGAATTTGCAGTGGATTGGTGGGCTCTGGGGATTCTACTCTATGAGTTGCTCTATGGCAAAACACCATTCAAAGGGGCTACAAGGCAGGAGACTTTCTACAACATTATAACAAACCGTCCCAGATTGAGAGGGACATGGAGTCCTCTCAAGGATATCATAGTCAGGTTACTCATGAAGAAGCCATGTGAAAGATTGGGCTCCCTTAATGGGGCTCAAGACATAAAAGAACACCCCTTTTTCAAGTCCCTTAGCTGGGATACCATTCATTTTGTTTCCAGACCGCCATTTGTGCCTCTATCCCATCATTCTCTACATGAGCACTTCATCAACAATGTTAACATTTCAATTGACATCGAAGGGACAGGAAAAAGTGATAACATCATCCCCGATTTGAGAAATGCCATGGAGAAGAATGGACACAATTGGGTAGAGGGCTTGTCCGAACCAGAAGAAATGCAAGATTTTAGTGTGTTTTAA